Proteins co-encoded in one Chitinophagales bacterium genomic window:
- a CDS encoding HlyD family efflux transporter periplasmic adaptor subunit, whose amino-acid sequence MFKYLTFFFLLLALTSCKEKAAVSDAYGNFEATTVMVSSESNGRLLFLKATEGETLKAGTLVAIVDTTQLHLQRKQIEASMGVLPKKLQTTFADIEVLNRQKTNLVRERDRVSRLLAKKAATPKQLDDLNGEIAVVEQRINAIQSQTKTANRGILAEKEPMLAQIAMVNEQIRKSYIYNPIDGMVLTKLSEPSEVVGMGTPLYRIGQLDTMTLRMYVSAVQLQQLKLGQELEVLVDSGVEDFRTLKGTVSWIAEQAEFTPKTIQTKEDRVNLVYAVKVEVPNPDGFLKIGMPAEVNFGSGVVIGD is encoded by the coding sequence ATGTTCAAATATCTCACATTTTTTTTCCTACTCCTTGCCCTAACAAGTTGCAAGGAAAAAGCCGCAGTTTCAGACGCTTACGGCAATTTTGAAGCGACAACGGTGATGGTTAGTTCAGAATCGAATGGACGTTTGTTGTTTTTGAAAGCAACGGAAGGGGAAACCTTGAAAGCGGGAACTTTGGTGGCGATTGTGGACACAACACAACTACATTTGCAACGCAAACAAATTGAAGCAAGTATGGGCGTTTTGCCCAAAAAACTCCAAACAACCTTTGCGGATATTGAAGTGCTGAACCGCCAAAAAACCAATTTGGTGAGAGAACGAGATAGGGTCAGCCGTTTACTCGCTAAAAAAGCTGCAACTCCCAAGCAGTTGGACGATTTGAATGGGGAAATTGCCGTAGTCGAACAGCGCATCAATGCTATTCAATCCCAAACCAAAACGGCAAATCGTGGAATTTTGGCGGAGAAAGAACCGATGTTGGCACAGATTGCTATGGTGAATGAACAGATTCGCAAGTCCTACATTTACAATCCGATAGATGGAATGGTACTGACCAAATTATCTGAACCTTCGGAGGTGGTAGGTATGGGAACGCCACTGTATCGCATTGGTCAATTGGATACAATGACCTTGCGGATGTATGTGAGTGCGGTGCAATTGCAACAGTTGAAGTTGGGGCAGGAATTGGAGGTGTTGGTGGACAGTGGTGTAGAGGATTTTCGCACATTGAAAGGGACGGTTTCTTGGATTGCGGAACAGGCGGAGTTTACCCCAAAAACGATTCAAACGAAAGAGGATAGAGTGAATTTGGTGTATGCGGTGAAGGTGGAAGTGCCTAATCCCGATGGTTTTTTGAAGATTGGGATGCCTGCGGAGGTGAATTTTGGGAGTGGGGTTGTGATTGGTGATTAG
- a CDS encoding DUF3570 domain-containing protein, with protein sequence MNYFSTIILFFCICPFLIAQNNGNDKFVADGNVIVNTRDSSSFTNSHFRQLDQTEVNLLFSYYEQEGDHAAVTGGTGSEELHDLEFGIVVNIPLDSISTLNFDGGLTSYTSASNDRINFRVSSASRHEFRGRVEATYTRQQLPKRTYYGLSAGFSGEVDYISSTIGAKWGITSIDNNRSFEVAGKYYFDIWVWLIYPEELRFKKWADTKIRETYNLSFVYSQVLNPRLQTSLFAEGVYQTGLLSIPFHRVYFAENNEVRVENLPKERFKLPLGIRLNYYLNDLFVLRTYYRYYRDSFDIEGHTASIEVPIQINPFLSFAPFYRYHYQTASKYFAPFKTHELDANYYSSDYDLSALSSHKVGFGIRYAPLYGVGRFKTPFAGGRKATLFEGVDFRAAYYRRSDGLSAFLLSLGLDFLM encoded by the coding sequence ATGAATTATTTTTCGACTATCATTCTCTTTTTTTGTATTTGCCCTTTTTTGATTGCCCAAAATAATGGTAATGATAAGTTTGTAGCGGACGGCAACGTAATTGTCAATACCAGAGACAGCAGTTCATTTACAAACAGTCATTTTCGGCAATTGGATCAAACCGAAGTGAATCTGCTTTTTAGCTATTATGAGCAAGAAGGCGATCACGCTGCGGTGACAGGCGGTACAGGAAGTGAGGAACTGCACGACCTCGAATTTGGCATTGTTGTCAATATTCCATTGGATAGCATTAGTACGCTCAACTTTGACGGAGGGCTGACCTCCTATACTTCAGCCTCCAATGACCGCATCAATTTTCGGGTATCTTCTGCCTCTCGTCACGAGTTCAGAGGTCGTGTTGAGGCAACATATACCCGACAGCAACTCCCAAAACGCACTTACTACGGACTGAGTGCAGGTTTTTCAGGAGAAGTGGATTACATATCTTCTACCATTGGAGCAAAGTGGGGCATTACTTCTATAGACAACAATCGAAGTTTTGAGGTAGCAGGGAAATATTACTTTGATATATGGGTTTGGCTGATTTATCCCGAAGAATTGAGGTTTAAAAAGTGGGCGGATACCAAAATTCGAGAAACCTATAATTTGTCTTTCGTTTATTCACAAGTGTTAAATCCCCGATTGCAGACTTCACTTTTTGCAGAAGGAGTTTACCAGACGGGCTTATTATCCATTCCTTTTCACCGAGTATATTTTGCCGAAAACAACGAAGTTCGGGTAGAAAACTTACCGAAAGAGCGCTTCAAATTGCCTTTGGGAATCCGTTTGAATTATTATCTCAACGACCTTTTTGTACTGCGAACCTATTATCGGTATTACCGAGATAGTTTTGACATTGAAGGACATACAGCAAGTATTGAAGTTCCTATCCAAATAAATCCTTTTCTATCTTTTGCTCCATTCTATCGCTATCACTACCAAACGGCCTCCAAATATTTCGCCCCCTTCAAAACACATGAATTAGACGCAAATTACTATTCTTCAGACTATGATCTGTCAGCACTCAGCAGCCACAAAGTAGGTTTTGGGATTCGATATGCACCCTTGTATGGAGTAGGGCGTTTCAAAACTCCGTTTGCAGGTGGGAGGAAAGCGACATTATTTGAAGGAGTAGATTTTCGGGCAGCTTATTATCGAAGATCGGATGGATTATCTGCTTTTTTACTAAGTTTGGGTTTGGATTTTTTGATGTAA
- a CDS encoding enoyl-CoA hydratase-related protein, whose product MTKTQQGSVTTAIENNIATITFFHPSHNSLPSKVLANLSTAITAMGEDESVIVIILKSEGDRTFCAGASFDELAAINDFETGKKFFMGFANVINACRKCPKLIIGRVQGKSVGGGVGLASAVDYCLATQHAAIKLSELAIGIGPFVVGPAVARKIGESAMSQLAINATEWESAQWAKNKGLYAEVYDSVENMDAAIQTLATKLANSNPEAMRLLKQVFWEGTAHWDKLLAERAAMSGHLVLSDFTRKAIAKFRT is encoded by the coding sequence ATGACTAAAACACAACAAGGCTCTGTTACTACTGCAATAGAAAACAATATTGCCACTATCACCTTTTTTCACCCTTCACACAACTCGCTACCTTCCAAAGTTTTGGCGAACTTATCAACTGCTATCACTGCAATGGGAGAGGACGAATCGGTGATAGTCATAATCTTAAAAAGTGAAGGTGATAGAACCTTTTGTGCGGGTGCAAGTTTCGACGAATTGGCAGCCATCAATGACTTTGAAACAGGTAAAAAATTCTTTATGGGTTTTGCCAATGTTATCAACGCATGCCGCAAATGTCCTAAGTTGATTATCGGACGGGTACAAGGAAAATCCGTTGGAGGAGGCGTTGGACTAGCATCGGCGGTGGATTATTGTTTGGCTACTCAACATGCTGCAATCAAATTGAGTGAGTTGGCGATTGGAATCGGCCCATTTGTGGTGGGGCCTGCCGTAGCCCGAAAAATTGGCGAATCTGCTATGTCTCAATTGGCTATTAATGCTACCGAATGGGAGTCAGCACAGTGGGCAAAAAATAAGGGCTTGTACGCAGAAGTGTATGATAGTGTCGAGAATATGGATGCTGCCATTCAAACACTTGCTACAAAACTTGCGAACTCCAATCCCGAAGCCATGCGTTTGTTGAAGCAAGTTTTTTGGGAAGGAACAGCACATTGGGATAAACTCTTGGCCGAACGTGCGGCAATGAGTGGACACTTGGTATTATCCGATTTTACAAGAAAAGCCATTGCCAAATTTCGTACCTGA
- a CDS encoding ABC transporter ATP-binding protein: MTSISIHNISKSFGKTKALSDIQFSVEEGQLFGLIGPDGAGKSTLFKILTTLLIPDEGRAEVVGFDTVKDFKKIRKIIGYMPGKFSLYPDLSVQENLQFFATIFGTRIEANYHLIEDIYEQLVPFKKRRAGKLSGGMKQKLALCCALIHKPEVLFLDEPTTGVDSVSRAEFWEMLKRLKQQGITILVSTPYMDEAALCERIALIQTGNILQIDTPENITNSYQKPLFAVRSADFYQLLKDLRDAPFAERVEPFGEYLHLTTKNFAIKSEIEAFLTSKGHKEVELKEAKATIEDVFLDLM; the protein is encoded by the coding sequence ATGACTTCAATATCAATCCACAATATTTCCAAATCTTTCGGCAAAACCAAAGCCTTGTCTGACATACAATTTTCGGTAGAGGAGGGACAATTGTTTGGTTTGATTGGGCCTGATGGGGCGGGAAAGTCGACCTTGTTCAAGATATTGACCACCTTGTTGATTCCAGATGAGGGAAGAGCGGAAGTAGTGGGTTTTGATACAGTGAAGGACTTCAAAAAAATCCGCAAAATCATTGGGTATATGCCTGGTAAATTTTCGCTTTACCCCGACTTATCTGTACAGGAAAACCTGCAATTTTTTGCAACGATTTTTGGGACAAGGATTGAGGCGAATTACCATTTGATTGAAGACATTTATGAACAGTTAGTTCCCTTCAAAAAACGGCGAGCGGGGAAATTGTCAGGTGGGATGAAGCAGAAGTTGGCTTTGTGTTGTGCCTTGATTCACAAACCCGAAGTCTTGTTTTTGGACGAACCTACTACGGGGGTGGATTCGGTGAGCCGTGCGGAATTTTGGGAAATGTTGAAGCGATTGAAGCAGCAGGGAATTACCATCCTTGTCAGTACGCCTTATATGGACGAGGCAGCTCTTTGTGAGCGCATTGCCTTGATTCAAACAGGAAATATTCTGCAAATTGACACACCTGAAAATATTACGAATAGTTATCAAAAGCCGTTGTTTGCAGTGCGTTCTGCTGATTTTTACCAACTATTGAAGGATTTACGAGATGCACCTTTTGCGGAAAGGGTTGAGCCTTTTGGAGAATATTTACATTTAACTACAAAAAACTTTGCAATAAAAAGTGAAATTGAAGCTTTTTTGACTTCAAAAGGGCATAAGGAGGTGGAATTGAAGGAGGCGAAAGCAACGATTGAGGATGTGTTTTTGGATTTGATGTGA
- a CDS encoding helix-turn-helix domain-containing protein has translation MAKDTEQLILEAARQQFVQNGFAATRMQEIADEAGINKAMLHYYFRTKEKLYQEIIGQILNTVIPQFAKAMEYQGTVMEKIEEVVHTYISVLTEYPDIPFFIMSELSQKRESFIVELKKRAQFSPVILAFMSQMQQEMNEGKIRKIPPVHLLLNILAMCAFPFMAKPIFCNIMNIPENNFDQLMQQRKEVIVDFVRNALEVNESNQE, from the coding sequence ATGGCAAAAGACACAGAACAACTAATATTGGAAGCCGCACGACAACAATTTGTGCAGAACGGTTTTGCTGCTACCCGAATGCAAGAAATAGCAGACGAAGCAGGCATCAACAAGGCGATGTTGCACTATTATTTTCGGACCAAAGAGAAATTGTACCAAGAAATCATTGGGCAGATATTGAACACTGTTATTCCTCAATTTGCAAAGGCAATGGAATATCAGGGAACGGTGATGGAAAAAATTGAAGAAGTAGTTCATACCTATATTTCGGTACTTACCGAATATCCCGACATTCCATTTTTCATCATGTCTGAGTTGTCACAAAAACGAGAAAGTTTCATTGTAGAATTGAAAAAACGGGCGCAGTTTTCCCCTGTCATCCTTGCTTTTATGAGTCAAATGCAGCAAGAAATGAACGAAGGTAAGATTCGGAAAATCCCTCCTGTCCATCTATTGTTGAATATTTTGGCTATGTGTGCTTTTCCATTTATGGCAAAACCTATTTTCTGTAACATCATGAATATACCTGAAAACAATTTTGATCAATTGATGCAGCAAAGAAAAGAAGTAATTGTGGACTTTGTGAGAAATGCTTTGGAGGTGAATGAAAGCAATCAAGAGTAG
- a CDS encoding ABC transporter permease: MLKSFFAFVKKEWLHILRDTRTLVILFGMPIALVLIFGYTITNEFKGASIAVIDEAQDDLSQALIEHLMASGHFSLVTLPPNKAALERGFEAGRVKMGVVIPADFQAKFYRDKQVTIQLIADASEPNYATTLTSYASQMIRTFQQERSEMEAMPYQIDLELRMLYNPKLIGAYTFIPGVVALILMLISAMMTSLTIAKEKETGTMDLLLVSPLPPMVIILGKVTPYILLSFINALVVFGMGYYIFDVPILGSLGLLLVLCLLYLVVSLALGVLISTKSATQQAAMMTSLFSLLMPTMLLSGFMFPITSMPTFLQYVSKIVPAKYFIIIQQNIMLKGTGFEEILHPTLVLVLMMCVLLLAAWKNFKVVYK, encoded by the coding sequence ATGTTAAAGTCTTTCTTTGCTTTTGTCAAAAAGGAGTGGTTGCACATTTTGCGGGATACCCGAACTTTGGTGATTCTGTTTGGGATGCCGATTGCCTTAGTGTTGATATTTGGCTACACGATTACCAACGAGTTCAAAGGGGCTTCGATTGCAGTGATAGATGAGGCGCAAGATGATTTGAGTCAGGCATTGATCGAGCATTTGATGGCATCGGGACATTTTAGTTTGGTCACATTGCCGCCTAATAAAGCAGCTTTGGAGAGGGGTTTTGAAGCGGGAAGGGTGAAAATGGGAGTGGTGATTCCTGCTGATTTTCAGGCGAAATTTTATAGAGACAAACAGGTGACGATTCAATTGATTGCAGATGCTTCTGAACCCAACTATGCGACTACTTTGACGAGTTATGCAAGCCAAATGATTCGGACTTTTCAGCAAGAGCGGTCGGAAATGGAGGCGATGCCTTACCAAATTGACCTCGAATTGCGGATGCTCTACAACCCTAAATTGATTGGTGCTTATACGTTTATTCCTGGTGTGGTGGCTTTGATTTTGATGTTGATTTCGGCGATGATGACTTCCCTGACGATTGCGAAAGAAAAAGAAACAGGCACGATGGATTTGTTGTTGGTTTCACCTTTGCCACCTATGGTCATTATTTTGGGCAAGGTGACTCCTTATATCTTGTTGTCTTTCATAAACGCCTTGGTCGTGTTTGGGATGGGGTATTACATTTTTGACGTACCGATATTGGGGAGTTTGGGCTTGTTGCTGGTGCTTTGTTTGTTGTATTTGGTGGTGTCTTTGGCATTGGGCGTACTGATTTCGACCAAATCGGCTACACAACAAGCGGCTATGATGACCTCCTTGTTTAGTCTCTTGATGCCTACCATGTTGCTGTCAGGGTTCATGTTTCCGATAACGAGTATGCCCACTTTCCTACAATATGTTTCCAAAATTGTGCCTGCCAAATACTTCATTATCATCCAACAAAACATCATGCTGAAGGGAACGGGTTTTGAAGAGATTCTCCATCCGACCTTGGTTTTGGTGTTGATGATGTGCGTGTTGTTGTTAGCAGCATGGAAGAATTTTAAAGTCGTTTATAAATGA
- a CDS encoding ABC transporter ATP-binding protein, producing MKATQQKQAAITAKNLTKRFGDFTAVDAITFEVAQGEIFGFLGANGAGKTTAIKMLNGLSRPTEGEATVAGFDVYKQTERIKENIGYMSQRFSLYEDLTVAENIRFYGGIYGLSHKQIKVKTVAIVERLDLQNHVKKVVGSLPLGWKQRLAFSVASVHEPKIIFLDEPTGGVDPATRRQFWEMIYEAANSGVTIFVTTHYMDEAEYCDRISIMVAGRIEALGSPRALKEQFEVETMDEVFLKLVRG from the coding sequence ATGAAAGCAACACAACAAAAACAAGCTGCAATTACAGCCAAAAACTTGACCAAACGTTTTGGTGATTTTACTGCCGTTGATGCCATCACTTTTGAAGTGGCGCAAGGCGAAATATTCGGTTTTTTGGGAGCGAATGGTGCGGGAAAAACGACGGCTATCAAGATGTTGAATGGTTTGAGCCGTCCAACGGAAGGGGAGGCAACGGTTGCCGGGTTTGATGTGTATAAGCAGACGGAGCGCATCAAGGAGAATATTGGCTATATGAGTCAGCGGTTTAGTTTGTATGAGGATTTGACGGTGGCGGAGAATATTCGTTTTTATGGGGGAATTTATGGGCTTTCTCACAAGCAAATCAAGGTGAAAACAGTCGCAATTGTGGAGCGATTGGATTTGCAGAACCATGTCAAAAAAGTGGTGGGTTCTTTGCCTTTGGGTTGGAAACAACGTTTGGCGTTTTCGGTGGCGAGTGTGCATGAACCGAAAATCATTTTTTTGGATGAGCCTACGGGGGGCGTAGATCCTGCGACTCGCCGACAGTTTTGGGAGATGATTTATGAGGCGGCAAATAGTGGTGTAACCATTTTTGTGACAACGCATTATATGGATGAAGCGGAATATTGTGACCGTATTTCGATTATGGTGGCGGGGCGGATTGAGGCTTTGGGTTCGCCTCGTGCTTTGAAGGAACAATTTGAAGTGGAGACGATGGATGAGGTGTTTTTGAAGTTGGTTCGTGGATAA
- a CDS encoding TolC family protein, which produces MMNKFALQIVLIVALWMCHFNGLNAQTTNSLSLKEAYLLLEKNYPNLQNSELLNQIHQKELEQLDIAKLPSIFLKADARLQSESVKLDAEGSTPLPFDINQPLVSFKTYAEANYVVLDGGMNEAQRTLKEAQLKVNQQNIEVERYKLRERINQLFLTISLLREQSKVFDISLKDLEARRTQIAAGVEYGVVLESELTKLQVKEMELQSQQNQLAFQLSGMIGTLATLTGMDLPDNIELVFPAMSKPLGIPSINRPEQEYLRLQRGLILAQSDLITAARKPKLNAFAQTGFGYPNPLNMLDNNPAPFALIGAGFSWQITDWKKEKLDKSLLTLQAQQLQNQQETFDFNLQSKEANYLANIQRIYAQIEADEKIAGLQADILQSLAVQLEEGVINTTEYILQVNAELLARQQLIVHQTELLQTQLEFWNERGSLE; this is translated from the coding sequence ATGATGAATAAATTTGCACTTCAAATAGTACTAATTGTAGCCTTGTGGATGTGTCACTTCAATGGGCTAAATGCACAAACAACCAATAGTTTGTCATTAAAAGAAGCTTATTTATTATTGGAAAAAAACTACCCCAATCTGCAAAATTCAGAATTGCTCAATCAAATTCACCAAAAAGAATTGGAGCAATTAGACATCGCAAAGCTACCTTCAATTTTCCTCAAAGCCGATGCAAGATTGCAGTCTGAAAGTGTCAAGTTGGATGCAGAGGGCAGTACTCCTTTGCCTTTTGATATCAATCAGCCGTTGGTTTCCTTCAAAACGTATGCGGAGGCAAACTATGTGGTATTGGATGGAGGAATGAATGAAGCACAGCGCACATTGAAGGAGGCACAACTAAAGGTAAATCAGCAAAATATTGAAGTCGAACGCTACAAACTTCGAGAGCGCATTAACCAATTGTTTTTGACTATTTCACTTTTGCGAGAACAATCCAAAGTATTTGATATTTCGCTCAAGGACTTGGAGGCAAGGCGGACACAAATTGCAGCAGGCGTAGAATATGGAGTCGTTTTGGAAAGTGAATTAACAAAGCTACAAGTCAAAGAAATGGAGCTGCAATCGCAACAGAATCAGCTCGCTTTTCAGTTGTCAGGAATGATTGGAACGCTTGCTACATTAACGGGAATGGACTTACCTGACAATATAGAATTGGTCTTCCCTGCAATGTCAAAACCTTTAGGAATTCCTTCAATTAATCGTCCTGAACAAGAATACCTTCGATTGCAGCGAGGGCTTATTTTGGCACAATCTGACCTGATTACCGCTGCCCGAAAACCGAAACTCAATGCTTTTGCACAAACGGGATTTGGCTATCCCAACCCCTTGAATATGTTGGACAACAATCCTGCTCCCTTTGCGCTGATTGGTGCGGGCTTTAGTTGGCAAATCACCGACTGGAAAAAGGAAAAGTTGGACAAATCTCTTTTAACCCTTCAAGCCCAGCAACTTCAAAACCAACAAGAAACATTTGATTTTAATCTCCAATCAAAAGAGGCAAATTATTTGGCAAATATCCAACGCATATATGCCCAGATTGAAGCAGATGAGAAAATTGCTGGACTACAAGCAGATATTCTTCAATCTCTGGCAGTGCAATTGGAAGAAGGAGTCATCAATACAACGGAATATATTTTGCAAGTGAATGCGGAATTGCTTGCCCGACAACAGCTCATTGTTCACCAAACCGAATTGCTGCAAACGCAATTGGAGTTTTGGAATGAAAGAGGTAGTTTAGAATGA
- a CDS encoding DUF937 domain-containing protein, which produces MNFLDYLTDKFGGEVIGQIAAFLGIDREKALLALSQLIPIFTTALANNAASKEGSSSLFNAVENDHDGSIMSGLSSFITNYMTGKGSGILRHVLGEQTPEVAKFVGNNSGLNMAEVVSLMQIAAPMIMGMLGAQQKEKNLQEDQLSDMLKTSVTQVAKTDPKNMGMIGKLLDADGDGNVWDDVAGMGMSFLKNWMNGRSSQLK; this is translated from the coding sequence ATGAATTTTTTAGACTATTTAACAGACAAATTTGGGGGGGAAGTTATTGGTCAAATTGCTGCTTTTTTGGGCATCGACCGTGAAAAAGCATTGTTGGCATTGAGTCAATTGATTCCTATTTTTACCACTGCTTTGGCGAACAATGCAGCGAGTAAGGAAGGATCTTCTTCTCTCTTCAATGCAGTAGAAAACGATCATGATGGAAGCATTATGAGTGGATTGAGTAGTTTTATTACCAACTATATGACTGGAAAAGGTAGCGGTATCTTGCGTCATGTATTGGGGGAACAAACACCTGAGGTGGCAAAATTTGTGGGTAATAACTCAGGTTTGAATATGGCCGAAGTTGTATCATTGATGCAAATTGCCGCTCCTATGATTATGGGAATGTTGGGAGCACAACAAAAAGAAAAAAACTTGCAGGAAGATCAATTGTCTGATATGTTGAAAACTTCAGTGACGCAAGTAGCTAAAACAGATCCTAAAAACATGGGTATGATTGGCAAATTGTTGGATGCTGATGGTGACGGAAATGTATGGGATGATGTAGCTGGAATGGGCATGAGTTTTTTGAAAAACTGGATGAACGGTCGCAGCAGTCAACTAAAATAA
- a CDS encoding YihY/virulence factor BrkB family protein — protein MIKNKLSQLKKLSLPGFNGVPIYNVLEFIWREVGRDSIHNRASAAAFNILLASFPTLLLFFSIIAYIPIQDFSTTLLDFVMYLLPLNAQEMARYTIGELIGTSSGSGGLLSLSVLLTLYFASNGVRSLMLALSGRQDTAFYNRSFLRRVLVSINVTLLIFLVTIISVVAILVGQYLINLLINSLHAESSFAVIGLSLLQIITAFLLVYNVIALIYRLAPVVENSKWGYVSPGTILATFCSLLFLKIFGYFVNTFGEFDKLYGSLGALIVLMVCYYGIALMLIIGFELNIGIQNRSKQLV, from the coding sequence ATGATTAAGAATAAATTATCGCAACTCAAAAAACTTAGCTTACCTGGCTTCAATGGAGTTCCAATTTACAATGTATTGGAATTCATTTGGCGAGAAGTAGGGCGAGATTCTATTCACAATAGAGCATCTGCCGCTGCTTTCAATATTCTTTTGGCCAGTTTTCCTACCTTATTGTTGTTTTTTTCCATCATTGCCTATATTCCCATTCAAGATTTCAGCACTACCCTTTTGGATTTCGTGATGTATTTACTTCCTCTCAATGCCCAAGAAATGGCGAGATATACAATTGGGGAACTTATTGGTACTTCCTCAGGATCAGGCGGTTTACTATCATTGAGTGTTTTGCTTACCTTGTATTTTGCGTCCAATGGTGTTCGGTCTTTGATGTTGGCATTGAGTGGCCGCCAAGATACGGCTTTTTACAACCGCAGTTTTCTTCGTAGAGTATTGGTTTCTATTAATGTTACGCTGCTCATTTTTTTAGTGACCATTATCTCTGTAGTTGCCATTTTGGTAGGACAATACCTCATCAACCTGCTCATTAACTCTCTACACGCTGAAAGTAGTTTTGCAGTAATAGGATTGAGCTTACTTCAAATTATCACAGCTTTCCTGCTTGTTTACAACGTGATTGCCCTTATTTACCGACTTGCTCCTGTGGTAGAAAATAGCAAATGGGGATATGTAAGTCCTGGGACTATATTGGCGACCTTCTGCTCTCTTCTTTTCCTGAAAATTTTTGGCTATTTCGTCAATACTTTTGGTGAGTTTGACAAATTGTATGGATCATTAGGTGCTTTGATTGTACTTATGGTATGTTATTATGGAATTGCCTTGATGTTGATTATTGGTTTTGAGTTGAATATCGGTATTCAAAACAGGTCAAAACAACTGGTCTAA